A region from the Helcococcus ovis genome encodes:
- a CDS encoding HEAT repeat domain-containing protein: MIFELVNICEDRELLKELREITKNKENWKTAIDEVSIYLNENHSDDVKAKVLWLLGEMGLNYPLEVKKYVADIASYLHDDRSKLRERSVNALGRIGRADKQLIVPYLDKIMEMRKDNVDEVRLAFVWACENIATNAPELFCEKLDMFYEMIQDKGERIRIEAPEMFRVIGKSKPYYVKPYLEKLQWLADNDAHPVVRIHSAGAIRITKRALKESEDNATDD, from the coding sequence GTGATTTTTGAATTGGTAAATATATGTGAAGATAGAGAGCTATTAAAGGAATTAAGAGAGATAACGAAAAATAAGGAGAATTGGAAAACAGCTATTGATGAAGTTTCTATTTACTTGAACGAAAATCATTCTGACGATGTAAAAGCAAAGGTCTTATGGCTTCTTGGAGAAATGGGATTAAATTATCCATTAGAAGTAAAAAAGTATGTTGCAGATATTGCAAGTTACTTACATGATGATCGCTCTAAATTAAGAGAGCGTTCAGTAAATGCACTTGGAAGAATAGGCAGAGCTGATAAGCAGTTGATTGTTCCATATTTAGATAAAATAATGGAAATGAGAAAAGATAATGTAGATGAAGTAAGACTTGCATTCGTTTGGGCTTGTGAAAATATTGCAACAAATGCTCCGGAACTGTTCTGTGAAAAACTTGATATGTTTTATGAAATGATACAAGACAAAGGGGAGAGAATACGGATAGAAGCACCTGAAATGTTCAGAGTAATAGGAAAAAGTAAACCGTACTATGTCAAACCATACTTAGAAAAATTACAGTGGCTTGCAGATAATGATGCACATCCTGTTGTTCGTATCCATAGTGCCGGTGCAATTCGAATTACCAAAAGAGCATTAAAGGAGAGTGAAGACAATGCCACAGATGACTAA
- a CDS encoding PadR family transcriptional regulator: MSTIDLIVLGMIKEKEQSAYELQKNVEYRNISKWVKVSTPSIYKKVIQLEEKGYIKGNLSRDGNMPEKSIYHITEKGDKYFLELMKKISAQMVNVFLDFNAVIINMAMLSKNESKEVIDNIETEIEKYKNAVSKLEMERENIPVCAKSIINQQVLLSEALNDWINDFRKLYLEE, from the coding sequence ATGTCAACAATTGATCTGATAGTTTTGGGAATGATTAAAGAGAAAGAACAAAGTGCTTATGAGTTGCAAAAGAATGTTGAGTACAGAAATATTTCTAAATGGGTAAAGGTCAGCACTCCATCAATTTATAAAAAGGTAATTCAGTTAGAAGAAAAAGGCTATATAAAAGGCAATTTATCAAGAGATGGGAATATGCCTGAAAAGTCAATTTATCACATTACAGAAAAAGGAGATAAGTATTTTTTAGAATTGATGAAGAAAATATCTGCTCAAATGGTCAATGTTTTTTTAGATTTTAATGCAGTTATTATCAATATGGCAATGCTGTCAAAAAATGAAAGCAAAGAGGTTATAGACAATATTGAAACAGAGATTGAGAAGTACAAAAATGCAGTTAGCAAGTTAGAGATGGAAAGAGAAAATATTCCTGTTTGTGCCAAATCTATTATAAATCAACAAGTCTTGCTATCAGAAGCATTAAACGATTGGATAAATGATTTTAGAAAGCTATATTTAGAGGAGTGA